A section of the Funiculus sociatus GB2-C1 genome encodes:
- a CDS encoding ShlB/FhaC/HecB family hemolysin secretion/activation protein — translation MYLIPRWVAISGSSITTSACLTLSAVAQSTPPPGVTIPPTAPNAVEQTIPKPSESPRPLPGETPTLPPLPELQTPPAQESPEVTPPSSDRIFIKKIEVVGNTVLQDEIAALTQPYENRSVTLEELLELRSAIIQLYIKKGYITSGAFLPNNQDLNSGIVQIQVVEGEIEQIEIGGLRRLREGYVRSRIIRATSTPLNQQRLEEALQLLQLDPLIEQVNAELVAGSTPGNNILRVSLKEAPAFHTAFGVDNNQSPSIGSVQGSVEVSHNNVLGFGDRLAAQYGRTEGLNLYDINYTIPVNARNGTLSFRYNNGDSRIIEEDFRDVGIRSETQTYSLGFRQPITRTPTREFALSLGLNLRRSQTYILDDRPFSFTEGPEDGESKVTVIRFSQDWVNRGTRRVLAARSQFSLGINAFDTTINNTGTDGQFFSWVGQFQWVQQLSPRNLLVARIDAQLTPDSLLSLERFSMGGVDTVRGYRQNQLVSDNGILASVEVRVPLTSDPRILQLAPFFEIGTAWNNREIDPDPATIASLGLGLRWLITPDLSLRVDYGIPLISVGERGNSLQENGLYFSVRYQPF, via the coding sequence ATGTACCTAATCCCAAGGTGGGTTGCCATTTCAGGTTCAAGCATCACAACCTCAGCTTGCCTTACCCTCAGTGCAGTCGCTCAGTCCACACCACCACCAGGCGTCACCATTCCCCCAACCGCACCTAACGCAGTTGAGCAAACCATTCCCAAACCATCTGAATCACCCCGTCCCCTCCCTGGTGAAACGCCTACATTACCACCACTACCGGAACTGCAAACTCCCCCAGCCCAAGAGTCACCTGAAGTAACTCCCCCATCAAGCGATCGCATCTTCATCAAAAAAATAGAAGTGGTGGGAAATACCGTCTTACAGGACGAAATCGCCGCCTTGACTCAGCCCTACGAGAACCGCTCAGTCACGCTTGAAGAGTTGCTCGAACTGCGCTCTGCCATTATTCAACTCTATATTAAAAAGGGCTACATCACCTCTGGAGCCTTCCTGCCCAACAATCAAGACCTCAACAGTGGTATAGTCCAAATTCAAGTCGTAGAGGGCGAAATCGAGCAGATTGAAATCGGTGGGTTAAGGCGATTGCGAGAAGGATACGTGCGATCGCGCATCATTCGTGCCACCTCTACCCCCTTAAACCAGCAACGCCTAGAAGAAGCCTTGCAACTGTTGCAACTCGATCCGCTCATCGAGCAGGTGAACGCCGAGTTAGTAGCAGGCAGCACTCCCGGTAACAATATCTTACGAGTCTCTCTCAAAGAAGCACCCGCCTTTCACACTGCGTTCGGCGTAGACAACAACCAATCTCCCAGCATTGGTTCCGTCCAAGGCAGCGTAGAAGTCAGCCATAATAACGTGTTGGGATTTGGCGATCGCTTAGCCGCCCAATACGGTCGTACTGAAGGACTCAACCTCTACGACATCAACTATACGATCCCCGTGAATGCTCGTAACGGTACCCTTAGCTTCCGCTATAACAATGGTGATAGCCGCATTATTGAAGAAGATTTCCGGGATGTCGGTATCAGAAGCGAGACTCAAACCTATTCCCTCGGTTTCCGTCAACCCATCACAAGAACACCAACCCGTGAATTTGCATTAAGCTTAGGTTTAAATTTGCGTCGTAGCCAAACGTATATCCTCGACGACAGGCCCTTTTCCTTCACAGAAGGTCCCGAAGATGGGGAATCCAAAGTTACGGTAATTCGGTTTTCTCAAGATTGGGTCAATCGCGGTACAAGACGAGTCTTAGCCGCCCGGTCTCAATTCAGTCTAGGGATAAATGCGTTTGATACGACCATCAACAACACGGGTACTGACGGGCAATTCTTTTCCTGGGTAGGACAATTTCAGTGGGTGCAACAGTTATCACCCAGAAATCTGCTAGTAGCGCGAATTGATGCTCAGCTAACTCCAGATTCTTTGCTGTCTTTAGAACGCTTCAGTATGGGTGGAGTCGATACAGTTCGCGGCTACCGGCAAAACCAACTGGTTTCCGACAATGGCATCCTGGCTTCAGTCGAGGTTCGTGTTCCCCTCACATCAGACCCCAGAATATTACAGTTAGCGCCTTTTTTTGAAATCGGTACAGCCTGGAATAATCGAGAAATTGACCCCGACCCAGCGACAATTGCCAGTTTAGGGCTGGGTTTGCGCTGGCTGATTACGCCCGATTTATCATTGCGCGTAGACTACGGCATCCCCTTAATTTCAGTTGGCGAAAGGGGAAACTCGCTGCAAGAAAACGGCCTCTACTTTTCTGTGCGCTATCAGCCGTTTTGA
- a CDS encoding transposase → MVLRPEAAQGFLLLSKRWTVERTYAWLHCCRGLNVDYEPIPTSEEAFIYIAIIRLMLRRLA, encoded by the coding sequence GTGGTTCTGCGACCGGAAGCCGCTCAAGGATTCCTCCTACTTTCTAAGCGTTGGACCGTTGAACGCACTTACGCTTGGCTGCATTGCTGTCGTGGCTTAAATGTCGATTATGAGCCAATCCCTACCTCTGAGGAAGCGTTCATTTATATCGCCATAATCCGACTGATGCTACGCAGGCTTGCCTGA